In the genome of Saprospira sp. CCB-QB6, one region contains:
- the upp gene encoding uracil phosphoribosyltransferase produces the protein MPAPIHNLSLENSIANQYVAELRSVDIQQDPMRFRQNLQRLGEVMAYEISKTLAYQAQTVETPLGEAEVALPIEQPVLATILRAGLPMHQGLLHIFDRADNAFVSAYRRHHKDGSFEIHLEYVSCPELEDRTLIIADPMLATGASMAMTIDALSVYGQARDIHIVVAIAAADGIEHIQRMHPRVHIWTGAIDDELTAKSYIVPGLGDAGDLAYGSKIQD, from the coding sequence ATGCCTGCTCCTATTCATAATTTATCTTTAGAAAATTCTATTGCCAATCAATATGTGGCCGAATTGCGTTCCGTTGATATTCAACAAGATCCGATGCGCTTCCGCCAAAATTTACAGCGGTTGGGCGAGGTCATGGCCTATGAAATTAGTAAAACCCTAGCCTATCAGGCGCAAACCGTAGAAACGCCCTTGGGGGAAGCCGAAGTGGCCCTGCCTATCGAGCAACCTGTTTTGGCCACCATTCTGCGGGCGGGCTTGCCCATGCATCAGGGCTTGCTACATATCTTTGACCGAGCCGATAATGCCTTTGTGTCGGCCTATCGCCGTCATCATAAAGATGGTAGCTTTGAGATTCATCTAGAATATGTTTCTTGTCCAGAGCTAGAAGACCGCACCCTCATTATTGCCGACCCCATGCTGGCCACTGGTGCCTCTATGGCCATGACTATCGATGCCCTTTCGGTTTATGGGCAAGCTAGAGATATTCATATTGTGGTGGCCATTGCCGCTGCCGATGGTATTGAACACATCCAACGCATGCACCCCAGAGTTCATATCTGGACCGGTGCTATTGATGATGAATTAACCGCCAA
- a CDS encoding SMI1/KNR4 family protein, producing MLWALGENYAYELQEAFRPDRLEWRIWPLLLPDQQLRIEQAKGMEKLTPKGLTDCLNLALKSGWRQLYPQFRLAWQRGAWRPQTELWSDWRNLAQLLPHRPNFGVWELQQHWQDIQAAERELPFSLPPLLQQLYLYNGLAGGWGPDSGLLALLPNLGRPSLLAARKSLEAEPEQAAFWRHYPHLIPFLHWGTGVYSLFDSRNPEAPVWAFDPELLGPDEDWEAACWWHSPSLLNWFQYWLETDRYGIKLWQQMYERKGMEFRK from the coding sequence ATGCTTTGGGCCCTTGGCGAAAACTATGCTTATGAACTTCAGGAAGCTTTTCGACCAGATCGTTTAGAATGGCGAATTTGGCCCCTCCTTCTGCCCGATCAGCAGCTACGGATAGAGCAGGCCAAGGGGATGGAAAAGCTAACGCCTAAGGGGTTAACTGACTGCCTTAACCTAGCCTTGAAATCGGGTTGGCGGCAGCTTTACCCCCAGTTTCGTTTGGCTTGGCAAAGGGGAGCTTGGCGGCCTCAAACCGAGCTTTGGAGCGATTGGCGCAATTTGGCCCAATTGCTTCCACATCGTCCGAACTTTGGGGTTTGGGAATTGCAGCAGCATTGGCAGGATATTCAGGCGGCAGAACGGGAATTGCCCTTTTCTTTGCCGCCTTTGCTTCAACAGCTCTATCTATATAATGGCTTGGCTGGGGGGTGGGGACCAGATAGTGGGCTTTTGGCCTTATTGCCCAACCTCGGGCGCCCCTCTTTGTTGGCAGCCCGCAAAAGTTTGGAGGCCGAGCCAGAACAGGCGGCCTTTTGGCGGCACTATCCGCATTTAATTCCCTTTTTGCATTGGGGCACGGGGGTCTACTCCCTCTTTGATAGCCGAAACCCCGAGGCGCCTGTCTGGGCTTTTGATCCCGAATTATTAGGGCCAGATGAAGATTGGGAGGCGGCTTGCTGGTGGCATAGCCCCTCCTTACTCAATTGGTTTCAGTATTGGCTAGAGACCGACCGCTATGGGATAAAGCTTTGGCAACAGATGTATGAGCGCAAAGGGATGGAGTTTAGAAAGTAG